One Panicum virgatum strain AP13 chromosome 9K, P.virgatum_v5, whole genome shotgun sequence genomic region harbors:
- the LOC120652413 gene encoding uncharacterized protein LOC120652413, with protein sequence MANRELENESECDGSPPTDLPPLAAAAVAADLAFAQASGSRSPGAQHLVSPTPHAGSASTGGVSDSTPDWLHFSASSSDEDSPRSFLAHQKGKQVASPQVEERHTLGSSGFVADARRAPSRFMADARRCSSPSEVVVARTPPTVDTAAEVDGWVEVRRRWRRQVRQPRTPPRPVLADLVGRCFNYLARDHVAAVCRFPSRCLKCGWEGHQARFCKRGRALRGGVRWPLPARLAASHPRPLQPSVAAISHGAGPSRRGRSPASDSTRSARSQSTGRALSLPEICVPSPFRDEGPPAWETLPSPASSPKPLGDPSRRPRSELCFIPHSQEVDDAEARLSSCALVAIVGGHPPFGLATASRYAT encoded by the exons ATGGCTAATCGCGAGCTGGAGAATGAGTCCGAGTGTGACGGCTCCCCACCGACGGATCTGCCTCCGTTGGCagcggccgcggtggcggcggatctGGCATTTGCGCAGGCTTCTGGATCCCGGTCACCCGGCGCACAGCATCTGGTGTCGCCCACCCCCCATGCCGGATCTGCTTCGACGGGAGGAGTTTCTGACTCTACTCCTGACTGGCTCCACTTCTCGGCATCTTCGAGTGATGAAGACTCGCCGCGGTCGTTTTTGGCTCACCAGAAAGGCAAGCAGGTCGCGTCCCCGCAGGTGGAGGAGCGTCACACGCTGGGTTCCAGCGGCTTCGTGGCTGACGCCCGGCGTGCTCCATCTAGATTCATGGCAGATGCTCGGCGCTGCTCCTCGCCCTCGGAGGTGGTCGTCGCCCGTACGCCTCCAACCGTCGATACTGCCGCTGAG GTGGACGGCTGGGTCGAGGTTCGCCGACGTTGGCGCCGGCAGGTCCGTCAACCTCGTACCCCTCCCCGACCCGTGCTGGCGGATCTGGTTGGTCGCTGCTTCAACTATCTGGCAAGGGACCATGTTGCGGCCGTCTGCAGATTTCCGTCCCGTTGCCTAAAATGTGGCTGGGAGGGGCATCAGGCGAGGTTCTGCAAGCGCGGTCGGGCTCTCAGGGGTGGGGTGCGGTGGCCTCTTCCCGCCCGCCTGGCGGCATCCCATCCCCGTCCTCTACAGCCTTCGGTCGCCGCAATCTCGCatggtgcgggaccttctcggcgtggtCGCTCTCCAGCATCTGACTCTACGCGGTCGGCGCGGTCGCAGTCTACCGGTCGCGCGCTCTCACTGCCGGAGATCTGCGTCCCTTCCCCGTTTCGTGATGAGGGTCCCCCTGCGTGGGAGACACTGCCATCGCCGGCTTCTTCCCCCAAGCCATTGGGAGATCCTTCACGCCGCCCACGGTCCGAACTCTGCTTCATTCCGCATTCGCAGGAGGTCGATGATGCTGAGGCAAGGCTCTCTTCCTGTGCCCTGGTCGCTATCGTGGGGGGGCACCCGCCCTTCGGTCTCGCCACTGCAAGTCGGTATGCTACTTGA
- the LOC120648809 gene encoding phylloplanin-like has product MAPRAAVLLLAVALAAAACVAASAQTRPGRLVVSGVVPCNTGMLIDVATSPAFPDAKVELRCGGGVVARATTRRDGSFEMEADAVAGALGALVGACQLVVDTPLAKCNATLLAAGALVSSLQGPLAGMLGGVFRFAPAGFSFRMN; this is encoded by the exons ATGGCACCTAGAGCGGCCgttctcctcctcgccgtcgccttggccgccgcggcgtgcgTGGCCGCCTCCGCCCAGACCAGGCCCGGCAGGCTCGTCGTTTCCGGCGTCGTGCCGTGCAACACCGGCATGCTGATCGACGTCGCTACTTCCCCGGCATTCCCAG ACGCGAAGGTGGAgctgcggtgcggcggcggcgtggtggcgcgGGCGACGACGCGCCGCGACGGGTCGTTCGAGATGGAGGCGGACGCCGTTGCCGGCGCGCTGGGGGCGCTCGTGGGCGCCTGCCAGCTGGTGGTCGACACGCCGCTGGCCAAGTGCAACGCGACGCTGCTGGCGGCCGGGGCGCTGGTGTCCAGCCTGCAGGGCCCGCTGGCAGGGATGCTCGGCGGCGTCTTCCGCTTTGCCCCCGCCGGCTTCTCCTTCCGCATGAACTGA
- the LOC120652414 gene encoding uncharacterized protein LOC120652414 — translation MLLDVFGQRVPLTSRVGQDGDDNVWSHPPPSLPVFEDRWDPMLTEAAMNVAGALRGSASPRLSPNGHSASIDVVDQAVGSLHLSGTSVALESVRFDVHGSVPGLRRLR, via the exons ATGTTACTTGATGTCTTTGGACAGAGGGTTCCGCTGACTTCTAGAGTTGGACAGGATGGTGACGACAACGTCTGGtcgcacccccccccctccttgCCTGTGTTTGAGGATCGATGGGATCCAATGCTGACTGAAGCGGCCATGAATGTCGCGGGGGCGCTGCGAGGCTCTGCATCGCCTCGGCTTTCTCCTAATGGTCATTCTGCATCAATTGACGTGGTGGACCAGGCTGTGGGTTCACTTCATCTTTCTGGAACATCGGTCGCATTGGAGTCGGTACGTTTTGATGTACATGGCTCTGTCCCTG GGCTGCGCCGCCTCCGGTGA
- the LOC120652415 gene encoding phylloplanin-like, whose amino-acid sequence MAPKSPVLAALLLVAVAAGQVPRCAGLGLGASGSTNASVVISGVVPCSTGKNINVATTPAPFPNAAMQLVCNGRAVTGVTTDGSGSFVMSIPDASKDMLTALMGNQCNVVVTTPLVACDASLAGVAGTLTSPLKFLGISTSSGSGLDLGGIIGLIGQIISGLVGGILNLAPQAFSLV is encoded by the exons ATGGCGCCGAAGAGCCCTGTcctcgccgcgctgctcctcgtcgccgtcgccgccggccaggtGCCCCGCTGCGCggggttggggttgggggcGAGCGGCTCCACCAACGCCAGCGTCGTCATCTCCGGCGTGGTGCCATGCTCCACGGGGAAAAACATCAACGTGGCAACGACACCGGCGCCGTTCCCTA ACGCAGCCATGCAGCTCGTGTGCAACGGCAGGGCGGTGACCGGCGTGACCACGGACGGGAGCGGGAGCTTCGTCATGAGCATCCCCGATGCCAGCAAGGACATGCTCACCGCTCTAATGGGCAACCAGTGCAACGTGGTCGTGACCACCCCGCTGGTCGCCTGCGACGCTTCCTTGGCCGGCGTCGCCGGGACGCTGACGTCGCCGCTGAAGTTCCTGGGCATCAGCACCAGTAGCGGCAGCGGCCTCGATCTCGGCGGGATCATCGGCCTCATCGGCCAGATCATCTCCGGCCTCGTTGGCGGCATCCTCAACCTCGCCCCCCAGGCCTTCTCGCTCGTCTAG